One window from the genome of Fulvivirga lutea encodes:
- a CDS encoding arylamine N-acetyltransferase family protein: protein MCNKSLSKTAYLDRLGCSEPTQTTFHYLKKLVLAHLLSIPFENLDIHDKIPITLNIDNIYNKIVARKRGGFCYELNGLFFHLLKSVGYDVRMISARVYGEDGSLSPEYDHLALLVTINDTSYLTDVGFGEFAIIPLTINTEREQYDGRKYYRVIKELNGRYLVMHKDKNKWVYDYNFNLKPRSLDEFNQMCEFHQTNSESHFMKKRVCTILTKDGRITMADAELKIDWRGEKFNTSFDSRLINKIQKYYFFN from the coding sequence ATGTGCAATAAATCATTATCCAAAACAGCTTATCTCGATCGGTTAGGTTGTTCAGAACCAACCCAAACAACATTTCACTATCTTAAAAAACTTGTGTTAGCGCATCTTTTGTCTATTCCATTTGAAAATCTGGATATACACGACAAAATTCCAATTACCTTGAATATCGACAATATTTACAATAAGATAGTAGCTAGAAAGCGAGGTGGCTTCTGTTATGAATTGAATGGCCTATTTTTTCATCTGCTAAAATCTGTTGGTTATGACGTAAGAATGATTTCTGCGAGAGTATACGGAGAGGATGGATCACTTTCCCCTGAATATGATCACTTAGCACTTTTAGTAACCATTAATGACACTTCTTACCTGACTGATGTGGGTTTCGGGGAATTTGCCATTATCCCTTTAACAATTAACACGGAGAGAGAGCAATATGACGGAAGAAAATATTACCGTGTAATTAAAGAGCTTAATGGTCGATATTTAGTAATGCATAAGGACAAAAACAAATGGGTTTATGATTATAATTTTAATCTAAAACCAAGATCGCTCGATGAATTCAATCAAATGTGTGAATTTCATCAAACTAACTCAGAATCGCACTTCATGAAGAAAAGAGTTTGTACGATCTTAACAAAAGATGGCAGGATAACAATGGCTGATGCTGAATTAAAAATCGATTGGAGAGGTGAAAAATTTAATACTTCTTTCGATTCTAGATTAATCAATAAAATACAAAAATATTACTTTTTTAATTAG
- a CDS encoding GNAT family N-acetyltransferase gives MDIKIRQEKSLDYDQVEHTIKNAFKEEKHSDQTEHLLVGRLRKSTHFIPELSIVAEKDGKVIGHILLSKVTIENERKIFNSLGLAPVSVLPVYQKQGIGSKLIIAAHNKALQLGYDSVVLLGHEDYYTRFGYKLSKNFGIKFPFKAPEENCFVLELKKDSLKEVSGTVKYPMEFF, from the coding sequence ATGGATATAAAAATAAGGCAGGAAAAGTCTTTAGATTATGATCAAGTGGAACATACAATAAAAAATGCTTTCAAGGAAGAAAAACATAGCGATCAGACAGAGCATTTGTTAGTAGGTAGATTAAGAAAATCAACACATTTCATACCAGAACTCTCTATAGTGGCAGAAAAGGATGGTAAAGTGATAGGCCATATTTTGTTATCGAAAGTTACTATTGAAAATGAAAGAAAAATATTTAATTCTTTAGGGCTAGCACCGGTTTCGGTGCTTCCTGTTTATCAAAAGCAGGGAATTGGTAGCAAATTGATTATTGCTGCGCATAACAAAGCACTTCAATTGGGCTATGACTCAGTTGTGCTTTTAGGCCATGAAGATTACTATACACGTTTTGGTTATAAGTTGAGTAAAAATTTTGGAATCAAATTCCCTTTCAAAGCCCCCGAGGAAAATTGTTTTGTTCTAGAATTAAAAAAAGATAGTCTGAAAGAAGTTTCAGGGACAGTTAAATATCCAATGGAGTTTTTCTGA
- a CDS encoding S41 family peptidase has protein sequence MMNKPLFFLLISYFLIGCHGSSELISTDKIKDDFDQLLENLEEHYIYFEEKNIDIECIKCYYDSLIPRINNRNQALLFFESVLNEFHDNHLILSANVSSSYRLYAPIYLTYRNDEFYISNVWSSNIIDPPVSLVGSKLLQFNSNDFKTLIQEFPVFCADKNNQKVKTWIANKIIAGRYDRPRLMTVEQATGDVRTIDLDQIETKQVEDLLTYTIRQNIGIICINNSLGNNDLIGVFDEVLDNLMETKSIIIDLRNTINGGNTYVARALMGHFVDTVQAYQMHSTSEKVGNNPEVARTWVEYVSPRKPFYNKPVFIIVGRWTGSMGEGIAVAFDSFENATVIGSEMAGLGGEVTNFSFRNRHYSYQLPTTKLYHIDGTLREEFSPRNDNENDSKDLIKRMLNEPELFIKTKK, from the coding sequence ATGATGAATAAACCTTTGTTCTTTTTGCTAATTTCATACTTTTTAATAGGCTGTCACGGATCATCCGAATTAATATCTACAGATAAAATAAAAGATGACTTTGATCAACTACTTGAAAATTTAGAAGAACATTATATCTACTTTGAGGAGAAGAATATTGATATTGAATGCATTAAATGTTATTATGATTCCTTAATACCTCGTATTAATAATCGAAATCAAGCTCTGCTTTTTTTTGAATCTGTCTTAAATGAGTTTCATGATAATCACCTAATACTTAGCGCTAATGTAAGTTCATCTTATCGATTGTATGCACCAATTTATTTAACATACAGAAATGACGAATTTTATATTTCAAATGTCTGGAGTTCCAACATAATTGATCCTCCGGTAAGCCTTGTTGGTTCGAAATTACTCCAGTTTAACTCTAATGACTTCAAGACTTTAATTCAAGAATTCCCGGTCTTCTGTGCCGATAAGAATAACCAGAAAGTTAAAACCTGGATAGCGAATAAAATTATAGCCGGTCGATACGACCGTCCAAGGTTAATGACTGTAGAGCAAGCAACAGGTGATGTAAGAACAATTGACCTTGATCAAATTGAGACAAAGCAAGTTGAGGATTTGCTTACATACACTATTAGACAAAATATAGGAATTATCTGCATCAACAATTCTCTAGGTAACAATGATTTGATAGGGGTCTTTGATGAAGTATTAGATAATTTGATGGAGACGAAGAGCATAATAATTGATCTACGCAATACAATCAACGGAGGAAACACCTATGTTGCTCGTGCTTTAATGGGGCATTTTGTAGACACAGTGCAGGCTTACCAGATGCATAGTACATCTGAAAAAGTAGGAAATAATCCTGAAGTAGCTCGAACTTGGGTCGAATACGTTTCACCGAGAAAACCTTTCTACAACAAGCCAGTATTTATCATAGTTGGTCGATGGACTGGCAGTATGGGTGAAGGCATAGCTGTAGCGTTCGATTCCTTTGAAAACGCTACTGTAATAGGATCAGAGATGGCCGGATTAGGTGGCGAGGTAACAAATTTCTCATTTAGAAACAGACACTACAGCTACCAACTTCCAACAACTAAGCTATATCATATTGATGGCACATTGCGAGAAGAATTTTCCCCCAGAAATGATAACGAAAATGACTCCAAGGACTTAATCAAAAGAATGTTGAATGAACCAGAATTGTTTATTAAGACTAAAAAATAA
- a CDS encoding Crp/Fnr family transcriptional regulator, translating to MISFEVPVSIELDSKDWDSLFSVSISKIYKRKEFLVEAGKVNQSLFLIQKGAVKKTYTSVDGKESIFEFAYNSDWIFDVNGIAEGQKASKAIQAIKETHAYVLNREQYVQLSKHNITLKLYFDKIFSKSLLKHEKRMKQLLAYSAQDRYKVFQKDYPGLELLVPQNQIAAYLGISPEFLSVLRNKRLSGRD from the coding sequence ATGATTTCTTTTGAGGTTCCAGTATCAATTGAATTAGATTCTAAAGATTGGGATTCATTATTTTCTGTTTCAATCTCAAAAATTTACAAGAGAAAAGAGTTTCTTGTGGAGGCTGGCAAGGTTAATCAAAGCCTTTTCCTAATTCAGAAAGGTGCTGTAAAAAAAACTTACACCAGTGTAGATGGAAAAGAAAGTATTTTTGAGTTCGCTTATAATAGTGATTGGATCTTCGATGTTAATGGCATCGCAGAAGGTCAAAAAGCGAGTAAAGCAATTCAAGCTATTAAAGAAACTCACGCTTATGTACTTAATAGAGAACAGTATGTGCAATTAAGTAAACATAATATAACATTGAAGCTTTATTTCGATAAGATATTTTCTAAATCACTACTTAAGCACGAAAAGCGAATGAAGCAGTTGCTGGCCTATTCGGCACAAGATCGTTATAAGGTTTTCCAAAAGGATTATCCAGGGCTCGAACTATTAGTCCCTCAAAATCAAATAGCCGCATATCTTGGTATATCGCCCGAATTTCTGAGTGTTTTAAGAAATAAAAGATTATCAGGTCGAGATTAA